A window of the Oceanithermus desulfurans genome harbors these coding sequences:
- a CDS encoding Gfo/Idh/MocA family oxidoreductase: MKHFALTGAAGYIAPRHMKAIKDTGNVLVAALDPFESVGIIDSYFPEAEFFTEPEAFEAYLEEARAAEGLDYVSIAAPNYLHYPQIRMSLRLGADALCEKPLVLGEDELDRLAALEAETGHRVWTVLQLRVHPALVALREKLAAEGGHKKVVLTYVTGRGKWYLKSWKSDVKKSGGLATNIGVHFFDMLAWLFGDVQQLEVHAREEQVVAGYMELERAEVSWFLAIDDRYVPTELRAQGQRTYRSITVDGEEIEFSGGFTDLHTEVYRRTLAGQGFGLEDTRTAIRTTERIRTLKPGGRAPRHPFLERP; the protein is encoded by the coding sequence AGGCCATCAAGGACACCGGCAACGTGCTGGTGGCTGCGCTCGACCCCTTCGAATCGGTGGGCATCATCGACAGCTACTTCCCCGAAGCCGAGTTCTTCACCGAGCCCGAGGCCTTCGAGGCCTACCTCGAGGAAGCGCGCGCGGCGGAGGGGCTCGACTACGTCAGCATCGCCGCTCCCAACTACCTCCACTACCCCCAGATCCGCATGAGCCTGCGCCTCGGGGCCGACGCCTTGTGCGAAAAACCGCTGGTTCTCGGAGAGGACGAGCTCGACCGCCTCGCGGCGCTCGAGGCCGAGACCGGCCACCGCGTCTGGACCGTGCTGCAACTGCGGGTGCACCCGGCACTGGTCGCGCTCAGGGAAAAGCTCGCGGCCGAGGGCGGCCACAAGAAGGTCGTGCTTACCTACGTCACCGGCCGGGGCAAGTGGTACCTGAAGAGCTGGAAGAGCGACGTGAAAAAGAGCGGCGGCCTCGCCACCAACATCGGCGTCCACTTCTTCGACATGCTGGCCTGGCTCTTCGGCGACGTGCAGCAGCTGGAGGTGCATGCGCGCGAAGAACAGGTGGTGGCGGGCTACATGGAACTCGAACGCGCGGAGGTGAGCTGGTTCTTGGCCATTGACGACCGCTACGTGCCCACCGAGCTCCGCGCCCAGGGGCAGCGCACCTACCGCTCGATCACGGTGGACGGCGAAGAAATCGAGTTTTCCGGTGGCTTCACCGACCTGCACACCGAGGTCTACCGGCGCACGCTTGCGGGCCAGGGCTTCGGCCTTGAGGACACCCGTACGGCCATTCGTACGACCGAGCGCATCCGTACGCTCAAGCCGGGCGGCCGAGCGCCGCGGCACCCCTTCCTGGAGCGACCATGA